The following coding sequences lie in one Jonesia denitrificans DSM 20603 genomic window:
- a CDS encoding glycerol-3-phosphate dehydrogenase/oxidase, which produces MSALTASTAMTPETRIRSLEALKATTPEEPLDVLIIGGGVTGAGTALDAVTRGLDTAIIEAQDWASGTSSRSSKLVHGGLRYLQMLDFSLVHEALTERDLLINKLAPHLVKPVPFLFPLIKQYERPYIGAGIMLYDILASLAPGKRAMPFHRHHGRKSMERRFPSLRHDAAVGAIEYYDGSVDDARLVLTLTRTAVSYGAHACSRTQVVELTKSPAGRVNGAVLKDLETGDTFTVHARHVINSTGVWTEETEALAGGTGGLKVLASKGIHIVVPRDRIKGNAGLILQTEKSVLFVIPWSRYWVIGTTDTPWEHDLQHPVATAEDIDYVLDHANAVLQDPLTRDDIIGTWAGLRPLLQPGTKEGTSSAKVSREHTVASPNPGFTVIAGGKLTTYRVMAEDAVDFALGPEASARPSVTNNIPLLGAVGLAAMTNQAKALSKRFGWSKQMIAHLLHRYGSMINEIAAACGQDPSLAEPLTHADAYLRAEIWYAAHNEGVIHLEDVMLHRTRIIYEYADKGRAAIDEITEIVGEALGWDEDRRAQEKRSYLERIDAEEAAEQELDDAAAEKVRLRATEIAPMERLA; this is translated from the coding sequence ATGTCAGCCCTGACAGCCAGCACGGCAATGACGCCCGAAACCAGAATTCGATCCCTGGAAGCATTAAAGGCCACCACACCTGAGGAGCCGTTAGACGTCCTCATCATTGGTGGCGGGGTCACCGGTGCAGGGACAGCACTTGACGCAGTCACCCGTGGGCTCGACACTGCGATCATCGAGGCACAAGACTGGGCATCGGGGACGTCAAGCCGCTCTTCTAAACTTGTCCACGGTGGTTTGCGGTACCTGCAAATGCTGGACTTCTCTCTTGTTCATGAAGCACTCACTGAACGAGACCTGCTCATCAACAAGTTGGCCCCACACCTGGTCAAACCGGTGCCCTTCTTGTTCCCCCTCATCAAACAGTACGAGCGCCCCTACATTGGCGCGGGCATCATGCTCTATGACATTCTTGCCTCGCTTGCCCCAGGGAAACGGGCGATGCCGTTCCACCGGCACCACGGCCGCAAATCCATGGAACGCCGCTTTCCCTCGCTGCGTCACGACGCTGCTGTTGGAGCGATCGAGTACTACGACGGGTCCGTCGACGACGCACGTCTTGTCCTCACCCTCACCCGCACTGCCGTGTCCTACGGTGCTCACGCCTGCTCCCGGACTCAAGTTGTTGAACTGACCAAATCACCGGCTGGCCGAGTCAACGGCGCAGTTCTTAAAGACCTTGAAACCGGCGACACTTTCACCGTGCATGCACGGCATGTCATCAACTCCACCGGTGTGTGGACCGAGGAAACAGAAGCACTGGCCGGTGGCACCGGCGGCCTGAAGGTCCTTGCGTCCAAGGGCATCCACATTGTGGTGCCCCGTGACCGAATCAAGGGCAACGCGGGCCTGATTTTGCAAACCGAAAAGTCAGTTCTCTTTGTGATCCCCTGGTCACGGTACTGGGTGATCGGAACCACCGACACCCCGTGGGAGCACGACCTTCAACACCCGGTCGCCACCGCAGAAGACATCGACTACGTCCTGGATCATGCCAACGCGGTCCTGCAAGACCCATTGACCCGGGACGACATCATCGGGACCTGGGCTGGGTTACGGCCTCTGCTGCAACCAGGGACCAAAGAGGGCACCTCATCGGCAAAGGTTTCGCGTGAGCACACAGTTGCTTCCCCAAACCCAGGATTCACCGTGATCGCGGGTGGGAAACTCACCACCTACCGGGTCATGGCAGAAGACGCGGTGGACTTTGCCCTTGGCCCAGAAGCATCCGCACGCCCATCAGTCACCAACAACATCCCCCTGCTTGGTGCAGTGGGGTTGGCAGCCATGACCAATCAAGCCAAGGCACTGTCCAAGCGTTTTGGCTGGTCGAAGCAGATGATCGCCCACCTGCTTCACCGCTACGGCTCGATGATCAACGAAATCGCTGCGGCCTGTGGCCAAGACCCTTCGCTGGCAGAACCCCTCACGCACGCAGATGCCTACTTGCGAGCCGAAATTTGGTATGCGGCGCACAACGAGGGTGTCATTCACCTTGAGGATGTCATGCTGCACCGAACCCGCATCATCTATGAGTACGCGGATAAGGGGCGGGCCGCAATCGACGAGATCACCGAGATCGTCGGCGAGGCCCTTGGGTGGGACGAGGACCGTCGCGCCCAAGAAAAGCGGTCCTACCTGGAACGCATCGACGCTGAAGAAGCCGCTGAACAAGAACTCGACGATGCTGCGGCAGAAAAGGTGCGGTTGCGCGCCACTGAGATCGCCCCGATGGAGCGACTCGCCTAA